A DNA window from bacterium contains the following coding sequences:
- a CDS encoding TlpA disulfide reductase family protein, producing the protein MKNFARFPLAISLGLLLLLTSIPAGAVNLRPGDPAPEFSLPDIDGNAVTLSGLRDKTVVLVFWSTWCSRCSEEMTFLRDTFGGRDDLVVLLINQDSERMVQKERIVEMRDRLSLPFPIIVDSGLVLWDRFGINALPTSIVIGKDGLTIYAESNFYWASPEKLLAAIPKR; encoded by the coding sequence ATGAAAAATTTCGCAAGGTTCCCGTTGGCGATCTCACTGGGGCTCCTGCTGCTCCTCACCTCCATCCCGGCGGGTGCGGTGAACCTTCGCCCCGGGGACCCTGCGCCGGAATTCTCCCTGCCCGACATCGACGGGAACGCCGTGACCCTTTCCGGGCTCCGGGACAAGACGGTCGTCCTCGTCTTCTGGTCCACCTGGTGTTCGCGTTGCTCCGAAGAAATGACGTTCCTGCGCGACACGTTCGGTGGCCGGGACGATCTGGTCGTCCTGCTGATCAACCAGGACTCCGAGAGGATGGTCCAGAAGGAACGGATCGTCGAGATGCGGGACCGGCTTTCCCTCCCCTTCCCCATCATCGTGGATTCCGGGCTGGTGTTGTGGGACCGGTTCGGGATCAACGCCCTGCCGACCTCCATCGTCATCGGGAAAGACGGCCTGACCATCTACGCGGAGTCGAATTTCTACTGGGCATCGCCGGAAAAGCTCCTCGCGGCGATTCCCAAGCGCTGA
- a CDS encoding efflux RND transporter periplasmic adaptor subunit: MPAMYRRTLFAALSLLVAVFAGCNKTQATAPTGPPPLAEVAYVTIVPRRVTLTMELPGRTSAMLVAEVRPEVGGIVRKTLFTEGADVKQGDVLYEIEPSSFEAAYASAKAALSRAEANVVPRRLKAERYKELVAINAVSRQDFDDADAALRQAEAEVEGAKAALDAARINLAHTRVRAPISGRIGRSVVTTGSLVTASQPSPLATIQKLDPVYVDVTQSSANLLKLREMLSAGKIRKDAKGAVAKLLLEDGTPYPLAGTLKFSDVTVNPGTGSVTIRTVFSNPKGILLPGMYVRAVLEEGIDERGIVVPQRGVTRDPTGKAVALVVDASDNVVSRTLEVSRVVGDGWLVEKGIAAGDRVIVEGLQRAKPGVRVRPVPFKAPPAPAKG; the protein is encoded by the coding sequence ATGCCCGCAATGTACCGCCGCACCCTGTTCGCCGCGCTGTCCCTCCTCGTCGCCGTCTTCGCCGGGTGCAACAAGACCCAGGCAACCGCGCCGACGGGACCGCCCCCTCTTGCCGAGGTGGCGTACGTGACCATCGTACCCCGGCGCGTAACGCTGACGATGGAGCTCCCCGGGAGGACCTCCGCCATGCTCGTGGCCGAGGTGCGGCCGGAGGTGGGGGGGATCGTCCGGAAGACCCTTTTCACCGAGGGAGCCGACGTGAAGCAAGGCGATGTGCTCTACGAGATCGAACCGAGCAGCTTCGAGGCGGCATACGCGAGCGCGAAGGCGGCCCTTTCCCGGGCCGAGGCGAACGTGGTCCCGCGACGGCTGAAGGCGGAGCGATACAAGGAGCTCGTGGCGATCAACGCCGTAAGCCGCCAGGACTTCGACGACGCCGACGCCGCGCTGCGGCAGGCCGAGGCCGAGGTCGAGGGGGCGAAGGCGGCTCTGGATGCCGCGCGGATCAACCTCGCCCACACGCGGGTGAGGGCGCCCATCTCGGGGCGCATCGGCCGCTCCGTCGTCACCACCGGGTCGCTCGTGACGGCGAGCCAGCCCTCCCCCCTGGCCACGATCCAGAAGCTCGACCCCGTCTACGTGGACGTGACCCAGTCGAGCGCGAACCTGCTCAAGCTCCGGGAGATGCTCTCCGCCGGGAAGATCCGGAAGGACGCGAAGGGCGCGGTGGCGAAGCTGCTCCTCGAGGACGGGACGCCGTACCCCCTCGCCGGGACCCTCAAGTTTTCGGACGTCACCGTCAACCCGGGAACCGGATCGGTGACCATTCGCACCGTGTTCTCCAACCCGAAGGGGATCCTCCTGCCGGGGATGTACGTGCGGGCCGTGCTCGAGGAGGGGATCGACGAGCGGGGAATCGTGGTCCCGCAACGCGGCGTGACGCGCGATCCTACGGGCAAGGCCGTGGCGCTGGTGGTGGACGCGAGCGACAACGTCGTGTCCCGGACCCTCGAGGTGTCGCGCGTCGTCGGTGACGGCTGGCTCGTGGAGAAGGGCATCGCGGCGGGCGACCGGGTCATCGTCGAAGGGCTGCAGAGGGCGAAGCCCGGCGTCCGGGTCCGTCCGGTCCCCTTCAAGGCGCCGCCGGCGCCCGCCAAAGGATAA
- a CDS encoding MBL fold metallo-hydrolase, with amino-acid sequence MKTLNVVFLFLMTLTAGTVCTVYGKERHETDVIPTGYGDLAITFLGHGSLLLSFDGMTIAIDPYSKVADYAILPKADLILVTHEHGDHLDLGAIKAIRSDRTVVAANPAAAEKISGAVVLKNGDKKRFPGTRKNSPGIEVIAVPAYNMVHERSPGVPYHPKGDGNGYILTFGDKKVYVAGDTENIPEMKTLAGVDIAFLPMNLPYTMTPEMAADAARTIRPKILYPYHFGETDTSRIVELLRDRKEIEVRIRQMK; translated from the coding sequence ATGAAAACGCTGAACGTCGTATTCCTGTTCCTGATGACCCTGACGGCGGGCACGGTATGCACGGTATACGGGAAAGAGCGCCATGAAACGGACGTCATACCGACGGGGTACGGCGACCTCGCCATCACCTTCCTGGGCCACGGGAGCCTCCTGCTCTCTTTCGACGGCATGACCATCGCCATCGACCCCTACAGCAAGGTCGCCGACTACGCGATCCTCCCCAAGGCCGACCTCATCCTCGTCACCCACGAGCACGGCGATCATCTCGACCTGGGGGCCATCAAGGCCATCCGAAGCGACCGGACCGTGGTGGCGGCGAACCCTGCCGCCGCCGAAAAGATTTCCGGCGCCGTGGTCCTGAAAAACGGGGACAAGAAGCGGTTCCCCGGCACACGGAAGAATTCTCCCGGCATCGAGGTGATCGCCGTCCCGGCCTACAATATGGTCCACGAGCGCAGCCCCGGAGTGCCCTATCACCCCAAGGGGGACGGCAACGGCTACATCCTCACCTTCGGGGACAAGAAGGTGTACGTGGCCGGCGACACGGAGAACATCCCCGAGATGAAGACCCTTGCCGGGGTCGACATCGCGTTCCTTCCGATGAATCTCCCGTACACCATGACCCCGGAGATGGCGGCCGACGCCGCCCGGACGATCCGCCCGAAGATCCTGTACCCCTACCATTTCGGCGAGACCGACACCTCCCGGATCGTCGAACTCCTGCGCGACAGGAAGGAGATCGAGGTTCGGATCCGGCAGATGAAGTGA
- a CDS encoding PAS domain S-box protein — translation MEDTGIETPSIPSDKIRPYKILLAASLIVPLLLFAIIMWQDYRMEFHAAELEVLRTTEIFQQHALNVFETHQLVAERANDRLRGMSWEEIERSGTIHAFLGKICTDYPQVQAIWVADSSGVVRNASQPLPASPIRIDDRDYFQALRETDVGVYVGRTVSGRVMKGLMFNVARRREGKTGVFDGVVVITVLPEYFSNFWNKVARHSGFSASLIRSDGIHLARAPFLNPGVLSTSPSSSFVQAIRRGEKGAYVGVSSTDGKKRLYAVRKVGEYNVYMVYGVDMKVILQAWEKDLVFYGCIFGTATAALFLLSLVAMKRTREEQDAVRHWRDLATRLEKSGEELRITTQRLQLATSSGRLGVWDLDVTRNIMTWDDRVFELFGVSRDAFSGGIEAWKNSLHPDDRETAVAEFQAALRGEKEYDTDYRVVRPDGSVIHVKANGIVIRDADGNAVRMIGINKNITRRKRTEEELEEYRLGLEALVEQRAEALLAANRQLQQVSAYNRRLIETSLDPLVTLDASGKITDVNRAMEKVTGYPRDHLIGKGFFDYLTDPERGWTGFERVLREGTVHDFALDILHRDGTVTSVLYNASVILDDSGEVLGVFAAARDITERQRAEEQVRHAQKLESLGVLAGGIAHDFNNLLMAIMGYTDLALSELPPVSPVRGHLEEVEKASHRAADLCRQMLAYSGKGRFVIESLDLGEVVKEMADMLAMSISKKAILEYRISPDLPRVEADASQIRQVVMNLIINASEAIGDNPGVISVTVGTMDCDCAYLRETGGGDELPEGRYVFLEVADTGSGMGRETQKKIFDPFFTTKFTGRGLGLAAVLGIVRGHRGAIKVYSEAGKGSTFKVLLPAAGKAAMPVVDLQSPEERWKGTGTVLLVDDDAMVRRVGVGMLESLGFHVVTAADGREAVEIFRSRMDEIRCVVLDLKMPRMDGEEAFREIRRLHPGARVVLSSGYNEQYAMKRFAGEGLSGFLQKPYNIEILAATLRKVIEG, via the coding sequence ATGGAAGACACCGGAATCGAAACTCCCTCCATCCCTTCCGACAAGATCCGTCCGTACAAGATCCTTTTGGCGGCATCGCTGATCGTGCCGCTGCTCCTGTTTGCCATCATCATGTGGCAGGACTACCGCATGGAGTTCCATGCCGCCGAGCTGGAAGTATTGCGCACCACGGAGATTTTCCAGCAACACGCGCTGAACGTGTTCGAGACCCACCAGCTTGTCGCGGAGCGCGCCAACGATCGGCTGCGGGGCATGAGCTGGGAGGAGATCGAGCGGTCCGGGACGATCCATGCATTCCTCGGGAAGATCTGCACCGACTACCCCCAGGTGCAGGCGATCTGGGTGGCGGACTCTTCGGGTGTCGTACGAAATGCAAGCCAGCCGCTGCCGGCGTCGCCGATTCGCATCGACGATCGCGATTACTTCCAGGCGCTGCGGGAAACCGATGTCGGCGTGTACGTCGGCCGCACCGTCAGCGGCCGGGTGATGAAGGGACTCATGTTCAATGTCGCCCGTCGGCGCGAGGGCAAGACCGGTGTCTTTGACGGCGTGGTCGTCATCACGGTACTCCCGGAGTATTTCAGCAATTTCTGGAACAAGGTCGCCAGGCATTCCGGCTTCAGCGCCTCCCTGATCCGGAGCGACGGGATCCACCTTGCGCGTGCTCCCTTTCTGAATCCGGGCGTTTTGTCGACCTCCCCGTCTTCCTCATTCGTTCAGGCGATCCGGCGCGGCGAGAAAGGCGCGTACGTCGGGGTGTCGTCGACCGATGGCAAAAAGAGGTTGTATGCCGTCCGCAAGGTCGGCGAGTACAACGTTTACATGGTCTATGGCGTCGACATGAAGGTCATCCTGCAGGCATGGGAAAAGGATCTGGTCTTCTACGGCTGCATTTTCGGGACGGCGACGGCGGCCCTCTTCCTGCTGTCCCTGGTAGCCATGAAGCGGACGCGGGAAGAGCAGGACGCCGTGCGGCACTGGCGGGACCTCGCAACCCGATTGGAGAAGAGCGGCGAGGAACTCCGGATCACCACGCAACGACTTCAGCTCGCCACCAGTTCCGGCCGGTTGGGGGTTTGGGACCTGGATGTAACCAGGAACATCATGACGTGGGATGATCGGGTGTTCGAGCTCTTCGGTGTCTCCCGGGATGCATTCTCCGGCGGGATAGAGGCCTGGAAAAACAGTCTCCATCCCGATGACCGGGAAACGGCCGTGGCGGAATTCCAGGCGGCGCTTCGCGGGGAGAAGGAATACGACACCGATTACCGCGTGGTTCGACCCGACGGTTCCGTAATACATGTCAAGGCCAATGGAATCGTCATCCGGGATGCGGACGGGAACGCCGTCCGGATGATCGGCATCAACAAGAACATCACCCGGCGGAAACGAACCGAGGAGGAACTGGAGGAATATCGCCTGGGTCTCGAGGCCCTGGTGGAACAGAGGGCGGAAGCGTTGTTGGCCGCGAACCGGCAGTTGCAGCAGGTGAGCGCCTACAACCGTCGTCTGATCGAAACCAGCCTCGACCCGCTGGTGACCCTCGACGCCTCCGGGAAGATCACCGACGTGAATCGCGCCATGGAAAAGGTGACCGGATACCCGAGAGACCATCTGATCGGGAAGGGATTTTTCGACTACCTCACGGACCCGGAACGGGGTTGGACCGGCTTCGAACGGGTGCTCCGGGAGGGGACGGTGCATGACTTCGCGCTGGATATTCTCCACCGGGACGGCACCGTGACTTCGGTCCTGTACAACGCCTCGGTGATCCTGGACGATTCGGGAGAAGTCCTCGGGGTGTTCGCGGCGGCTCGGGACATCACGGAGCGGCAGCGCGCCGAGGAGCAGGTGCGGCACGCGCAAAAACTCGAGAGCCTGGGCGTCCTCGCCGGCGGGATCGCGCACGATTTCAACAACCTGCTCATGGCGATCATGGGATACACGGACCTCGCCCTGTCGGAACTCCCGCCGGTTTCACCGGTTCGGGGGCACCTCGAGGAGGTGGAGAAGGCGTCGCACCGCGCCGCCGACCTCTGCCGGCAGATGCTTGCCTATTCGGGGAAGGGGCGGTTCGTCATCGAGTCCCTCGACCTCGGCGAGGTCGTGAAGGAAATGGCGGACATGCTGGCGATGTCCATCTCGAAGAAGGCGATCCTCGAATACCGGATTTCCCCCGACCTTCCGCGTGTCGAGGCGGACGCTTCGCAGATCCGGCAGGTCGTCATGAACCTCATCATCAACGCCTCGGAGGCGATCGGGGACAACCCCGGCGTAATCTCCGTTACCGTGGGTACGATGGATTGCGACTGCGCCTATCTGCGGGAGACCGGGGGAGGGGACGAGCTCCCCGAGGGGCGGTACGTCTTTCTCGAGGTAGCGGACACGGGATCCGGGATGGGCCGGGAGACGCAGAAGAAGATCTTCGACCCCTTTTTCACGACGAAGTTCACCGGGCGGGGGCTCGGGCTGGCCGCGGTGCTCGGAATCGTCCGGGGACACCGGGGAGCGATCAAGGTGTACAGCGAGGCGGGGAAAGGGTCGACGTTCAAGGTTCTCCTTCCGGCCGCGGGCAAGGCCGCAATGCCGGTCGTCGACCTTCAGTCACCGGAAGAGAGATGGAAAGGGACCGGAACCGTCCTGCTGGTTGACGACGATGCGATGGTCCGGCGGGTAGGGGTCGGCATGCTCGAGTCGCTGGGATTTCACGTGGTGACCGCGGCGGACGGCCGGGAGGCCGTGGAGATTTTCCGGTCACGGATGGACGAGATCCGGTGCGTCGTCCTCGACCTGAAAATGCCGCGGATGGACGGCGAAGAGGCGTTCCGGGAGATCCGCCGGCTTCATCCCGGCGCCCGTGTCGTCCTCTCGAGCGGTTATAACGAGCAATATGCCATGAAGCGTTTCGCGGGGGAGGGGCTGTCCGGGTTTCTCCAGAAGCCGTACAACATCGAGATCCTTGCGGCCACGCTCCGGAAGGTGATCGAGGGGTAG
- a CDS encoding TetR/AcrR family transcriptional regulator: MDKEEKRYAVIHAALDLVAEHGFHGAPMSAVAERADVAAGTIYRYFENKDALILETFRFLGDMIQKVIMEGYPERGGVRERYLHVGATLMRHLVASPRELRFIEQFNNSPYGAHRRRELMLGRGDRNLVLDLFEEGRREGIVKDLPIPVLYALAFGPLIQICRDAAFGFLTLDDRRLADSVEACWDAVRRREDK, encoded by the coding sequence TTGGACAAGGAAGAAAAGCGCTACGCCGTGATCCATGCGGCCTTGGATCTTGTGGCAGAACACGGTTTCCATGGCGCCCCGATGTCGGCCGTGGCCGAGCGCGCCGACGTGGCCGCCGGGACCATCTACCGGTACTTCGAGAACAAGGACGCCCTCATCCTGGAGACGTTCCGTTTCCTGGGGGACATGATCCAGAAGGTCATCATGGAGGGGTACCCCGAGAGGGGGGGCGTTCGGGAGCGATACCTCCACGTGGGAGCGACATTGATGAGGCACCTCGTCGCCTCCCCCCGGGAGTTGCGCTTCATCGAGCAGTTCAACAACTCTCCGTACGGGGCGCACCGCCGGCGGGAACTGATGCTCGGGAGGGGGGACAGGAACCTGGTCCTGGACCTTTTCGAGGAGGGAAGGAGGGAGGGGATCGTGAAGGACCTTCCCATTCCGGTCCTCTACGCCCTGGCCTTCGGCCCCCTGATCCAGATCTGCCGCGACGCCGCGTTCGGATTCCTCACCCTGGACGACCGTCGCCTTGCCGATTCCGTCGAGGCGTGCTGGGACGCGGTACGACGTCGAGAGGACAAGTAG
- a CDS encoding ATP-binding protein codes for MATFDRKSGLRMAIFVSLVLLMSNLGALVDLVLHPEIPYFDEEHLFVGGVTAITVILLLGSLEKYLDRRRNIDATLRKSEERYRLLFQNTTSGFALHEIITDDAGTPCDYRFLDVNPAFTKLTGRKAEDLVGHTVLEVLPGTEPYWIETYGKVALTGESVEFVHRSGVLGKDYEVLAYSPAPRQFAVVFHDITEQLRAGEEKRKLEEQIRQTQKMESLGVLAGGIAHDFNNLLMVVLGHAELALKEISPMSAARGSITEITTAACRATELCRQMLAYAGKSSFALERTGMRELVEEMAHLLKTAISKKAILNLNLERGLPPIEADPSQIRQVVMNLIINASEAIGDRSGVITVSVGATQCDDEYLRRTELHQDLAPGLYVHLEVADTGCGMDAGTRSRIFEPFFTTKFTGRGLGLAAVLGIVRAHKGALKVYSESGKGTTFKILFPALKEMEEEERPNEPSPLAEWRGKGTILLVDDEESLLALGGRMLGHLGFTILTAADGLQAVDLYRERGKEIELVLMDLTMPHMDGSEAFGELRRLNPDVRVVLTSGYSPEDVASRFAGKRLSGVLQKPYTLSTLRGMLAGIMPKRPDGEA; via the coding sequence ATGGCGACGTTCGATCGAAAATCCGGTCTTCGAATGGCCATTTTCGTCTCCCTCGTGTTGTTGATGAGCAACCTGGGGGCATTGGTCGATCTCGTCCTCCATCCGGAAATCCCTTATTTCGACGAGGAACATCTGTTCGTCGGCGGGGTCACCGCGATCACGGTGATCCTGCTTCTCGGCTCATTGGAAAAGTACCTTGACCGGCGCAGGAATATTGATGCGACGCTGCGGAAGAGCGAGGAACGGTACCGGCTGCTGTTCCAGAACACGACGTCGGGATTCGCGCTGCACGAGATCATCACGGACGACGCCGGCACGCCGTGCGACTACCGCTTCCTCGATGTCAATCCCGCCTTCACGAAACTTACCGGGCGGAAGGCCGAGGACCTGGTCGGCCATACGGTCCTCGAAGTATTGCCCGGAACCGAGCCGTATTGGATCGAGACGTACGGGAAGGTCGCCTTGACCGGCGAATCCGTTGAATTCGTCCATAGAAGCGGGGTTCTCGGGAAGGATTACGAGGTGCTCGCCTACTCGCCGGCTCCGAGGCAGTTCGCCGTGGTCTTCCACGACATCACCGAGCAGCTCCGCGCGGGGGAGGAGAAGCGAAAACTCGAGGAGCAGATCCGGCAGACGCAGAAGATGGAAAGCCTGGGGGTTCTGGCCGGGGGGATCGCGCACGATTTCAACAATCTCCTGATGGTCGTGCTTGGGCACGCCGAACTCGCGTTGAAGGAGATCTCTCCGATGTCGGCCGCGCGCGGTAGCATCACCGAGATCACCACCGCGGCATGTCGCGCCACCGAATTGTGCCGCCAGATGCTCGCGTACGCCGGCAAGTCGTCGTTCGCCCTGGAGCGGACGGGGATGCGGGAGCTGGTCGAGGAGATGGCGCACCTGCTGAAGACCGCGATCTCGAAGAAGGCGATCCTGAACCTGAACCTGGAGCGGGGTCTTCCGCCGATCGAGGCGGACCCGAGCCAGATCCGCCAGGTCGTGATGAACCTGATCATCAACGCGTCGGAAGCGATCGGGGACCGGAGCGGGGTGATCACCGTGTCGGTGGGAGCCACGCAGTGCGACGACGAGTACCTTCGCAGGACGGAGTTGCACCAGGACCTGGCCCCGGGACTGTACGTGCACCTGGAGGTGGCGGATACCGGCTGCGGGATGGACGCCGGGACGAGATCGCGCATCTTCGAGCCGTTCTTCACCACGAAGTTCACGGGGCGGGGGCTGGGCCTGGCGGCCGTGCTGGGGATCGTCCGTGCGCACAAGGGGGCGCTCAAGGTCTACAGCGAATCCGGCAAGGGGACGACGTTCAAGATCCTCTTCCCGGCGCTGAAGGAGATGGAGGAGGAGGAACGGCCCAACGAGCCCTCCCCCCTGGCTGAGTGGCGGGGGAAGGGAACGATCCTGCTGGTGGACGACGAGGAGAGTCTGCTCGCCCTGGGGGGGAGGATGCTGGGTCACCTGGGGTTCACCATCCTGACGGCGGCGGACGGCCTGCAGGCGGTGGATCTTTACCGCGAGCGGGGCAAAGAGATCGAGCTTGTGTTGATGGACCTGACGATGCCGCACATGGACGGATCGGAGGCGTTCGGCGAGCTTCGCCGGTTGAACCCCGATGTCCGGGTCGTCCTCACCAGCGGCTACTCCCCGGAGGATGTGGCGTCCCGCTTCGCGGGGAAGCGTCTTTCCGGGGTATTGCAGAAACCGTACACCCTCTCCACGCTGCGCGGGATGCTCGCCGGGATAATGCCGAAAAGGCCGGATGGGGAGGCGTGA
- a CDS encoding VWA domain-containing protein, translated as MKTDRIGNRIVMLAATVVAVLCAACAQAAPLVLDVRSENRTVLVPGPGEGTIQIQVIAPDVPEIRTGRPRLNLALVIDRSGSMAEARKLDFVKTAAHHLVDMMGPDDLLSIVTYSQQVQVPWASGTVGRNREDLHRIISGLYPGGSTFLSGGLEEGFRQAKAGKRRGTLNRVLLLSDGLANVGVISRGILRERAGDMAENGISVSTFGVGNDFDEELMTAVAGGGGGNYRYLGDPERIVAALESEFHTASRTAASEVEIIIRLKRDCRFGSILGRDWRRDGDAYVIRLGDLSAGERRTVFARLNVAGERTGLREVGDVALRYRDPATSKVVTASPKGVSLELVRDERIHREGFDRSVQEKKAVAEANVLVQEAARLADQGKKEEAKGMLGKAAAGLAAAPPSPAVRAEMENANRYKTSLDAMGDMSSEPAKAAQKAIKYRTYETLQQR; from the coding sequence ATGAAAACGGACCGGATCGGCAACAGGATCGTGATGCTGGCGGCAACGGTGGTCGCGGTTCTCTGCGCGGCGTGCGCCCAGGCGGCCCCCCTCGTGCTCGACGTGCGGTCGGAGAACCGAACGGTGCTTGTCCCGGGCCCCGGCGAAGGCACCATCCAGATCCAGGTGATCGCCCCCGACGTACCGGAAATCCGCACCGGTCGTCCCAGGCTCAACCTCGCCCTCGTCATCGACCGGAGCGGCTCGATGGCGGAGGCGCGCAAGCTCGACTTCGTCAAGACGGCCGCCCATCATCTCGTCGACATGATGGGGCCGGACGATCTCCTCTCCATCGTGACCTACAGCCAGCAGGTCCAGGTACCGTGGGCGTCGGGTACCGTGGGGCGAAACCGGGAGGATCTGCACCGGATCATCTCCGGGTTGTATCCGGGCGGGTCGACCTTCCTCTCCGGCGGGCTGGAGGAAGGGTTCCGGCAGGCGAAGGCGGGGAAGCGCAGGGGCACCTTGAACCGGGTCCTTCTCCTCTCGGACGGGCTGGCCAACGTGGGGGTGATCAGCCGCGGCATCCTGCGGGAGCGCGCGGGGGACATGGCCGAAAACGGGATCTCCGTCTCCACGTTCGGCGTCGGCAACGATTTCGACGAGGAGCTGATGACGGCGGTCGCCGGAGGCGGCGGAGGGAATTACCGCTACCTCGGAGATCCCGAGCGGATCGTCGCGGCGCTGGAATCCGAGTTCCACACCGCTTCGCGAACGGCCGCTTCCGAGGTCGAGATCATCATCCGGCTGAAGAGAGACTGCCGCTTCGGATCGATCCTCGGGCGCGACTGGCGGCGCGACGGCGACGCCTACGTCATCCGGCTGGGCGACCTTTCCGCGGGCGAGCGCCGGACCGTCTTCGCCAGGCTGAACGTGGCCGGGGAACGGACCGGGCTCCGGGAAGTCGGGGACGTGGCGCTCCGGTACCGCGACCCGGCGACGTCGAAGGTCGTCACCGCCTCGCCGAAGGGAGTTTCCCTGGAACTCGTCCGCGACGAGCGGATCCACCGCGAGGGATTCGACCGGTCGGTGCAGGAAAAAAAGGCGGTGGCGGAGGCGAACGTGCTGGTGCAGGAAGCGGCCCGGCTGGCCGACCAGGGGAAAAAGGAGGAGGCGAAGGGGATGCTCGGGAAGGCCGCGGCAGGGCTGGCCGCCGCCCCGCCGTCGCCCGCGGTCCGGGCGGAGATGGAAAACGCGAACCGGTACAAGACCAGCCTCGATGCGATGGGCGACATGAGTTCGGAGCCGGCGAAGGCGGCGCAGAAGGCGATCAAGTACCGCACGTACGAGACGTTGCAGCAACGGTAG